The following coding sequences are from one Arthrobacter sp. PvP023 window:
- the acnA gene encoding aconitate hydratase AcnA translates to MSIVDSFGSKGKLNVAGTEYEIFRLNSVEGAENLPFSLKVLLENLLRTEDGANITADHVRALAGWDPNAEPDTEIQFTPARVIMQDFTGVPCVVDLATMREAVKELGGDPKRVNPLAPAEMVIDHSVQIDAFGNSGALERNMEIEYQRNGERYQFLRWGQTAFDDFKVVPPGTGIVHQVNIEYLARTVMTREVDGVVRAYPDTCVGTDSHTTMVNGLGVLGWGVGGIEAEAAMLGQPVSMLIPRVVGFKLTGSIPAGATATDVVLTITEQLRKHGVVGKFVEFYGEGVAAVPLANRATIGNMSPEFGSTAAMFPIDDVTLDYLRLTGRSEENVALVESYAKEQGLWHDPSKEIKFSEYLELDLSTVVPSISGPKRPQDRIELTDAKEQFRKDIHNYVSIEDGSVDESLEESFPASDPPSFTHADSHTTETARVESAANGAHGRPSTPVHVVTADGREFELDHGAVSIASITSCTNTSNPSVMLAAALLARNAVDKGLAAKPWVKTSVAPGSKVVTDYYEKSGLTPYLEKLGFYIVGYGCATCIGNSGPLDAEISEAIQANDLSVTAVLSGNRNFEGRINPDVKMNYLASPPLVIAYALAGTMDFDFDTDALGQDEAGNDVFLKDIWPNPVEVQQVIDSSIDKEMFARGYEGVFDGDDRWKALSTPAGDTFAWDEKSTYVRKPPYFEGMKAKPEPVTDITGARVLLKLGDSVTTDHISPAGSFKSDTPAGQYLLANGVERKDFNSYGSRRGNHEVMIRGTFANIRIKNQLLDGVEGGFTRDFTQADGPQAYVYDAAQNYQAAGTPLVVLAGKEYGSGSSRDWAAKGTALLGVKAVVAESYERIHRSNLIGMGVLPLQYPAGESAATLGLTGTETFAVEGVTALNEGTTPKTLKVTATAEDGSTKSFDAVLRIDTPGEADYYRNGGILQYVLRQISGN, encoded by the coding sequence ATGAGCATTGTGGACAGCTTCGGTTCAAAAGGCAAACTTAATGTAGCCGGTACCGAATACGAAATTTTCCGGTTGAACTCCGTTGAAGGTGCAGAAAACCTTCCGTTCAGCCTCAAGGTATTGCTTGAAAACCTGTTGAGGACCGAGGACGGCGCCAACATTACGGCCGATCACGTCCGAGCACTGGCCGGCTGGGATCCCAACGCCGAGCCCGACACTGAAATCCAGTTCACGCCGGCGCGCGTGATCATGCAGGACTTCACTGGCGTGCCCTGCGTAGTGGACCTCGCCACCATGCGTGAGGCCGTCAAGGAACTTGGCGGCGACCCCAAGCGGGTTAACCCGCTGGCACCCGCCGAGATGGTGATCGACCACTCAGTGCAGATCGACGCATTCGGCAACTCCGGCGCACTGGAGCGCAACATGGAGATCGAATACCAGCGGAACGGGGAGCGTTACCAGTTCCTCCGCTGGGGCCAGACCGCGTTTGACGACTTCAAGGTCGTCCCGCCGGGAACCGGCATCGTGCACCAGGTCAACATCGAGTACCTGGCCCGCACCGTGATGACCCGCGAAGTTGACGGCGTGGTCCGGGCATACCCGGACACCTGCGTCGGCACCGACTCGCACACCACCATGGTCAACGGCCTGGGCGTGCTGGGCTGGGGCGTCGGCGGCATTGAAGCCGAGGCGGCAATGCTGGGCCAGCCCGTGTCCATGCTGATCCCGCGCGTCGTGGGCTTCAAGCTGACCGGATCCATCCCGGCCGGCGCCACCGCCACCGACGTCGTCCTCACCATCACCGAGCAGCTGCGCAAGCACGGCGTTGTGGGCAAGTTCGTGGAATTCTACGGCGAAGGTGTGGCCGCAGTGCCGCTGGCCAACCGCGCCACCATCGGCAACATGAGCCCGGAGTTCGGCTCCACGGCCGCCATGTTCCCGATCGACGACGTCACCCTTGACTACCTGCGCCTCACCGGCCGCTCGGAAGAGAACGTGGCCCTCGTGGAGTCCTACGCGAAGGAACAGGGCCTGTGGCACGATCCTTCCAAGGAGATCAAGTTCTCCGAGTACCTCGAGCTGGACCTGTCGACGGTTGTTCCGTCGATCTCCGGCCCGAAGCGCCCGCAGGACCGCATCGAGCTCACGGATGCCAAGGAGCAGTTCCGCAAGGACATCCACAACTACGTGAGCATCGAAGACGGCAGCGTGGACGAGTCCCTGGAAGAGTCCTTCCCGGCCTCCGATCCGCCCTCGTTCACCCACGCTGATTCCCACACCACGGAAACAGCCAGGGTTGAGTCCGCCGCCAACGGCGCCCACGGACGTCCGTCCACCCCGGTGCACGTTGTCACCGCGGACGGCCGCGAGTTCGAGCTGGACCACGGCGCGGTTTCCATCGCCTCGATCACGTCCTGCACCAACACGTCCAACCCGTCCGTGATGCTCGCCGCAGCACTGCTGGCCCGCAACGCCGTGGACAAGGGCCTGGCTGCTAAGCCGTGGGTCAAGACCTCCGTTGCCCCCGGCTCCAAGGTGGTCACCGACTACTACGAGAAGTCCGGCCTCACCCCGTACCTGGAGAAGCTCGGCTTCTACATCGTGGGCTACGGCTGCGCCACCTGCATCGGCAACTCCGGACCGCTTGACGCCGAAATCTCCGAGGCCATCCAGGCCAACGACCTTTCCGTCACCGCCGTGCTGTCCGGCAACCGCAACTTCGAAGGCCGGATCAACCCGGACGTGAAGATGAACTACCTGGCCTCCCCGCCGCTGGTCATCGCCTACGCCCTGGCCGGAACCATGGACTTCGACTTCGACACGGACGCGCTCGGACAGGACGAAGCAGGCAACGACGTCTTCCTGAAGGACATCTGGCCGAACCCGGTTGAAGTCCAGCAGGTTATCGACTCCTCGATCGACAAGGAGATGTTCGCCCGCGGCTACGAGGGCGTCTTCGACGGCGACGACCGCTGGAAGGCACTCTCCACCCCGGCCGGCGACACCTTCGCCTGGGATGAGAAGTCCACGTATGTCCGGAAGCCCCCGTACTTCGAAGGCATGAAGGCCAAGCCGGAGCCCGTCACGGACATCACTGGTGCCCGCGTGCTGCTCAAGCTCGGCGATTCCGTCACCACCGACCACATCTCCCCGGCCGGTTCCTTCAAGTCGGACACCCCGGCAGGCCAGTACCTGCTGGCAAACGGCGTGGAGCGCAAGGACTTCAACTCCTACGGTTCGCGCCGTGGCAACCACGAAGTCATGATCCGCGGCACCTTCGCGAACATCCGCATCAAGAACCAGCTGCTGGACGGCGTCGAGGGCGGCTTCACCCGCGACTTCACCCAGGCGGACGGTCCCCAGGCGTACGTTTACGACGCCGCCCAGAACTACCAGGCAGCAGGCACCCCGCTGGTGGTCCTGGCAGGCAAGGAATACGGCTCCGGCTCGTCCCGTGACTGGGCAGCTAAGGGAACCGCGCTCCTGGGCGTCAAGGCTGTGGTGGCTGAAAGCTACGAGCGCATCCACCGCTCCAACCTGATCGGCATGGGCGTCCTGCCGCTGCAGTACCCGGCCGGCGAATCTGCCGCAACCCTGGGCCTGACCGGCACGGAAACCTTCGCAGTTGAGGGCGTCACCGCCCTCAACGAAGGCACTACCCCGAAGACCCTCAAGGTCACGGCCACGGCTGAAGACGGCTCCACCAAGTCCTTCGATGCGGTCCTCCGCATCGATACCCCGGGTGAAGCCGACTACTACCGCAACGGCGGCATCCTGCAGTACGTGCTGCGCCAGATCTCCGGCAACTAG
- a CDS encoding class I SAM-dependent RNA methyltransferase, producing MNPETQTRTHAELVVDIGPIAHGGHCVARHEGRVVFVRHAIPGEKVRIRLTDAGEESKFWRADVVEVLEASPDRVPHFWHVADSLRAWSHGHPPVGGAELGHVSLGRQRSLKADVLAEQLKRLAGVERVTEVEAVGAAAAGDHGPGAPGLGWRTRASFAVTPAGKLGMHAHRSDQVIAIREMPLAVAGINDLRLWDIDLTGVERVEVAAPANGSRPLVLLAPAEGTRTKRLSGILAQLPDEVSVASFDPAKGDALQLRGRTWVQESAAGHEFRVTGEGFWQIHRDAPETLVGAVKGFLHDGGYLEPGAVVADLYAGAGLFTAALADAVGVTGSVLSVEGAPGTSRDARKNLHGAPQVEIVQGRVERVLRQKPRNFDALVLDPPRAGAGKAVVSQLMAAGPRAIAYVSCDPASFARDLGYFRQEGWQLAELRAFDLYPHTHHMETVALLTPPA from the coding sequence ATGAACCCCGAGACCCAGACCCGCACGCATGCCGAACTCGTGGTGGATATCGGGCCCATCGCCCACGGCGGGCACTGCGTTGCCCGCCACGAGGGCCGCGTGGTGTTTGTGCGCCATGCCATTCCCGGCGAAAAGGTCCGGATCCGCCTGACGGATGCCGGCGAGGAATCCAAGTTCTGGCGAGCCGATGTTGTGGAAGTGCTCGAAGCATCGCCGGACCGCGTGCCCCACTTCTGGCATGTGGCGGATTCGCTTCGGGCATGGTCGCACGGACACCCTCCGGTGGGCGGCGCCGAGCTGGGCCACGTGTCCCTTGGACGTCAGCGCAGCCTCAAGGCTGACGTCCTGGCCGAACAGCTGAAGCGGCTCGCCGGCGTCGAACGCGTCACCGAGGTGGAAGCCGTCGGCGCGGCCGCCGCAGGCGACCACGGCCCCGGCGCGCCGGGACTGGGCTGGCGCACGCGGGCGAGCTTTGCCGTGACACCCGCCGGGAAGCTGGGCATGCACGCACACCGTTCCGACCAGGTCATTGCCATCCGCGAGATGCCATTGGCCGTGGCCGGCATCAACGACCTCCGGCTGTGGGACATCGACCTCACGGGCGTTGAACGCGTTGAAGTGGCCGCGCCAGCCAACGGCTCGCGCCCGCTGGTCCTGCTGGCACCGGCCGAAGGGACCCGCACCAAGCGCCTCAGCGGGATCCTTGCGCAGCTTCCCGACGAGGTCTCGGTGGCAAGCTTCGATCCGGCCAAGGGCGACGCGCTGCAGCTGCGCGGCCGCACCTGGGTGCAGGAGTCGGCCGCCGGGCACGAGTTCCGGGTCACGGGGGAAGGCTTCTGGCAGATCCACCGGGATGCTCCGGAGACACTCGTCGGCGCGGTGAAGGGATTCCTGCACGACGGCGGATACCTGGAGCCGGGTGCCGTGGTTGCGGACCTGTACGCCGGGGCAGGGCTGTTCACCGCCGCCCTGGCGGACGCCGTGGGCGTGACCGGCTCCGTGCTGTCCGTTGAGGGTGCCCCCGGCACCAGCCGGGACGCGCGGAAGAACCTGCACGGAGCGCCGCAGGTGGAGATTGTGCAGGGACGCGTGGAACGGGTCCTGCGCCAGAAGCCACGTAACTTCGATGCCCTGGTGCTGGACCCGCCCCGCGCCGGCGCGGGTAAGGCAGTGGTCAGCCAGCTGATGGCGGCAGGTCCCCGGGCCATCGCCTACGTGTCCTGCGATCCGGCGTCTTTCGCCCGGGACCTGGGGTACTTTCGGCAGGAAGGCTGGCAGCTCGCAGAGCTGCGGGCGTTCGACCTGTACCCGCACACCCACCACATGGAGACAGTGGCGTTGCTGACGCCCCCGGCCTGA
- a CDS encoding APC family permease, protein MLTILNAVKRVLVGRPFRNDRLAHTLLPKRIALPVFASDALSSVAYAPDEILLTLALAGVSAVAFSPWVGLAVMVVLLTVVASYRQNVHAYPSGGGDYEIANENLGKYAGLTVASALLVDYVLTVAVSMSSAATYLTTAVPALHGQQALIATVGVIILALVNLRGIKEAGSVFAVPTYIFMASILGMTAVGVFQALTGQLGKAPSADFTIVPAAGFDEGLVGLAGAFLLLRAFSSGAAALTGVEAISNGVPNFQKPKSKNAATTLLLLGVIAASMLAGIIYLANATKVHIVLDPATEFLLNGQPLPENYIQSPAISQIAQTIFGPGSVLFYIVVAATGVILVFASNTAFNGFPVLGSILAQDGYLPRQLRTRGDRLAFSNGVLALAAGALVLILSFNADVTKLIQLYIVGVFISFTMSQLGMIRHWGRELKLARDPAVKLRMLKSRIINTIGFGMTALVLVIVLITKFEQGAWIALLAMFVLFLIMWSIRAHYDNVAKELAVDEDSSPRALPSRVHAVLLVSHVRKPVLRALAYARASRPSRLDAITVDINSEETAHTLADWEKLEIPVPLTVLASPYRETVTPIMEYVKNMRRDSPRDLIVVYIPEYVVGKWWEQLVHNQTALRIKTRLHFEPGVMVASVPWQLKSSEEAKKLQDIQ, encoded by the coding sequence GTGCTGACAATATTGAATGCCGTGAAACGGGTTCTCGTGGGGCGGCCATTCCGCAATGACCGGCTGGCCCATACCTTGCTGCCCAAGCGGATCGCGCTTCCGGTCTTCGCCTCTGACGCCCTGTCTTCGGTGGCCTACGCGCCCGACGAAATCCTCCTGACCCTGGCCCTGGCGGGTGTGAGCGCCGTGGCATTCTCGCCCTGGGTGGGGCTGGCCGTCATGGTAGTGCTGTTGACCGTCGTCGCGTCCTACCGGCAGAACGTCCACGCTTACCCCTCCGGCGGCGGCGACTACGAGATCGCCAACGAAAACCTGGGCAAGTACGCGGGACTGACAGTCGCGTCCGCATTGTTGGTGGACTATGTGCTCACGGTTGCCGTCTCGATGTCGTCCGCTGCAACCTACCTCACCACCGCGGTCCCTGCGCTGCACGGCCAGCAGGCATTGATTGCCACCGTGGGCGTCATTATTTTGGCGTTGGTGAACCTGCGCGGCATCAAGGAAGCGGGAAGCGTCTTTGCTGTCCCCACGTACATCTTCATGGCCTCCATTCTCGGGATGACTGCAGTCGGCGTTTTCCAGGCCCTCACCGGCCAGTTGGGCAAGGCGCCGTCGGCGGACTTCACGATCGTTCCGGCCGCCGGATTCGACGAAGGGTTGGTGGGACTGGCCGGAGCGTTCCTGTTGCTGCGGGCGTTCTCCTCGGGCGCAGCCGCCCTGACCGGGGTGGAAGCCATCAGCAACGGCGTCCCCAATTTCCAGAAACCGAAGAGCAAGAACGCTGCGACCACCCTGCTTCTGCTCGGCGTCATCGCCGCCTCCATGCTGGCCGGCATCATCTACCTGGCGAATGCCACCAAGGTGCACATTGTTCTGGACCCCGCCACGGAATTCCTGCTCAACGGGCAGCCGCTCCCGGAAAACTACATCCAAAGCCCGGCCATCAGCCAGATAGCCCAGACCATCTTCGGACCCGGCTCGGTGCTGTTCTACATCGTCGTTGCAGCAACCGGTGTGATCCTGGTCTTTGCCTCCAACACGGCGTTCAACGGCTTTCCGGTCCTGGGCTCGATCCTGGCCCAGGACGGTTACCTGCCGCGCCAGCTGCGCACCCGCGGGGACCGGCTGGCGTTCAGCAACGGCGTCCTGGCCCTCGCCGCGGGCGCCCTCGTGCTCATCCTGTCGTTCAACGCCGACGTCACCAAGCTCATCCAGCTGTACATTGTGGGCGTCTTCATCTCGTTCACGATGAGCCAGCTCGGCATGATCCGGCACTGGGGCCGGGAGCTGAAGCTCGCCAGGGACCCCGCCGTCAAGCTGCGCATGCTCAAGTCCCGCATCATCAACACGATCGGCTTCGGCATGACGGCGCTGGTCCTGGTGATCGTGCTGATCACCAAGTTCGAACAGGGGGCCTGGATCGCCCTGCTGGCGATGTTCGTGCTCTTCCTGATCATGTGGAGCATCCGCGCACACTACGACAACGTGGCCAAGGAACTGGCCGTGGATGAGGATTCCTCGCCCCGCGCCCTGCCGTCCAGGGTCCACGCCGTGCTGCTGGTTTCCCACGTCCGCAAGCCGGTTCTGCGGGCACTCGCCTATGCCCGGGCGTCGCGGCCCTCCCGGCTTGATGCCATCACGGTGGACATCAACTCCGAAGAAACCGCGCACACCCTCGCCGACTGGGAGAAACTGGAAATTCCGGTGCCGCTGACGGTGCTCGCCAGCCCGTACCGGGAAACGGTGACCCCCATCATGGAATACGTGAAGAACATGCGGCGGGATTCACCCCGGGACCTGATCGTGGTCTACATCCCTGAGTACGTAGTGGGCAAATGGTGGGAGCAGCTGGTCCATAACCAGACCGCCTTGCGTATCAAAACCCGCCTCCATTTCGAGCCGGGAGTCATGGTGGCCAGTGTGCCGTGGCAACTGAAATCGTCCGAAGAAGCCAAGAAATTGCAGGATATCCAATGA